The following is a genomic window from Arcobacter sp. F2176.
CAATATGGAAGTGATAAACCTGATTTAAGATTTGATATGCCTCTTGTAGATGTTATTGATATTTTTGCAAGAAGTTCAAATGAAATTTTTGCTGGTATTGCAAAAGATAAAGCTCATAATAGAATCAAAGCAATTAAATGTCCAAATGGAGATAATATTTTCTCAAAAAGACAAATGAAGGCTTTTGAAGATTACGTAAGAAAATTTGGGGCTCAAGGTTTAGGGTATTTTCAAATGAAAGAAGATGGTTTAAAAGGACCATTAACAAAATTCTTTACAGAAGCTGATTTAGAAGAGATTGTAAAAGTAACAGAACTTGAAGTAGGTGATGTTGTATTCTTTGGAGCTGGGCATAAAAAGATAGTTTGGGATTATATGGGAAGATTTAGACTTCACTTAGCAGATCAAATGGAAATTGTTCCTGCAGATACTTTTAAATTTCTATGGGTAGTTGATTTTCCTATGTTTGAAGTGGAAGATGGAAGAGTAAAAGCTTTACATCATCCATTTACTATGCCAAAAGATTTAAATAAAGATAATCTTGAAGAAATAGAATCTATTGCTTATGATATTGTGTTAAATGGTACAGAATTAGGTGGTGGAAGTATAAGAATTCATAAAGAGAATATTCAATCAGAAGTATTCTCTTTAATGGGAATATCAGATGAAGAAGCAAGAGAAAAATTTGGTTTCTTACTTGATGCACTTCAATTTGGTGCACCACCACATGGTGGATTTGCTTTAGGACTTGATAGAATGATTATGCTTTTAGCTGGTACTGATTCTATCAGAGATGTTATTGCTTTCCCTAAAACTCAAAGAGCACAATGTCTTATGACTCAAGCACCAAGCCCTGTTGATGAAGAACAACTAAAAGAGCTAAGTCTAAGAATTAGAAAACAAGCTAATATCTAGGATATTAGTTTTATATAAAAAGGAAGTTTTAACTTCTTTTTTATAAACTATCATAATGAAAAAATTAATATTACTCCTTACCCTTTTATCTACTTTTATTTATGCAAGAGTTTCTTATACAGTAACTATTGAACCTCAAAAATTCTTTTTAGAAAGAATTGGACAAAGCAAAGTAAAAGTTAGAACTTTATATGAAGGGGTAGATTACACTCAGAAATTAGATCATGTATATTTTAGAAGATTTGCTTTTTCAGATGCTTATTTGAAAATAGGACTTCCAGTAGAAGAAGAGTATGCAAAAGAATTACTTGGATTTAATAGTGATTTGAAAGTTATTGATACAAGTAAAGATGTTGAAAAACTTTATGATAATGGAGAAGTTAATCCTTATTTTTGGTTAGATCCTTTAAGAGTTAGAAAAGTCACAAAAGTTATGCTTGATATCCTTATAAAAAATGATCCAAGTAATAAAGAGTTTTTTGAATTAAATTATCAAACTTTGATGGTGGAGTTAGATAAAATATTTTTACGATTAAAAGATACTTTATTTTATTCTACAAATGCTGTAATGGTTTTC
Proteins encoded in this region:
- a CDS encoding metal ABC transporter solute-binding protein, Zn/Mn family; this translates as MKKLILLLTLLSTFIYARVSYTVTIEPQKFFLERIGQSKVKVRTLYEGVDYTQKLDHVYFRRFAFSDAYLKIGLPVEEEYAKELLGFNSDLKVIDTSKDVEKLYDNGEVNPYFWLDPLRVRKVTKVMLDILIKNDPSNKEFFELNYQTLMVELDKIFLRLKDTLFYSTNAVMVFNDKLEYFLNRFDVRYYRAENEILSGPKFTEIYRLSKEKNIKYLIVDKSINYNVYNTWSNANNMEVIHTDIYSFNWFADLFVLSDKIASKKEE
- the aspS gene encoding aspartate--tRNA ligase codes for the protein MRTHYCTEVTESLIGQEVTVAGWVNSRRDHGGIIFIDLRDKGGLVQLVADPADCKDALETAEKVRDEFVLIATGKVRARGEGLENPNLVTGKIEIVLSDLIIENRSKPMPFDLGDEKVNEEIRLRNRFLELRTKRSYDIFKLRSTANIAIRNCLNEMEFLDVETPILTKSTPEGARDYLVPSRVHPGEFYALPQSPQIFKQLLMVSGFDKYFQIAKCFRDEDLRADRQPEFTQIDVEMSFCTQEDVIKVAEKLIHDTFTACGKDVPSTFPRMTYNEAMEQYGSDKPDLRFDMPLVDVIDIFARSSNEIFAGIAKDKAHNRIKAIKCPNGDNIFSKRQMKAFEDYVRKFGAQGLGYFQMKEDGLKGPLTKFFTEADLEEIVKVTELEVGDVVFFGAGHKKIVWDYMGRFRLHLADQMEIVPADTFKFLWVVDFPMFEVEDGRVKALHHPFTMPKDLNKDNLEEIESIAYDIVLNGTELGGGSIRIHKENIQSEVFSLMGISDEEAREKFGFLLDALQFGAPPHGGFALGLDRMIMLLAGTDSIRDVIAFPKTQRAQCLMTQAPSPVDEEQLKELSLRIRKQANI